GTTGTTGAGGCTATTAAAGAAGCCATTTGGCTAAGACGTTTACTTGTTGAGCTCAGTTCGGATTCAAAGGTGATTGTCGTCCATTGTGATAGTCAAAGTGCTATTCACTTGACTAAAGATCAGATGTTTCATGAGAGGACAAAGCACATTGATGTGAAATACCACTATGTTCGTGATATTATCTTAGAGGgtaatattataattaagaaaattaGTGCAGCAGACAATCCGGCTGACATGTTAACTAAATCTCTTCCGATGAGCAAGTTCAAGCATTGTTTAAACTTGATTGGTACTTTTTATTGAGTAGCTCTAAAGGGCTTATTTGGAGAAGGTGGAGTAAAGTTTATATGTTGAGGAGAAATTCAAGTTAAGGTGGAGAATTGTTCAGTTATCTTGAATTTAAGCCTATCATGCATCAGGCCAATTTTATGTCATAGCCCATCATAACCCAAGTCCACCATTTCACCTTAGAGAGTAAGGTTCAATCTTGGCCATTTTTTTTAGCTTGGAGAACAAGTTCTAATCTAAGTCATGTATTCAAACTTGGCGATTATAAATAGACTAGTATAATGGGTGTAAGACATGGAAAAAAGTAAATAGCAAATAACAATTGGGAAACACTCGAGTAAGGTCTTTCTTTTAGGTATTAGtaaaatacttttttaatcCCTAGAATTATTTTACTAGTACATTTTGAGAGTTACACAATTCTAGTGTATTTGAGTTTTGAGTTTTGAGTGATATTCTTCATTTGTACTCCTTATTTCATATAGTGGATTTTACTTCTCTTTCACCCGTGGAGTAGGCTTACGCCGAACCACGTAAATCATTtgtgtctattttatttttctattttgtcATTTATATTTCCGAATAAATATTCTTCCGCTCAATAAttctaacattttattttatttgtcgaGGGTGGTGCCAATCAAGCCTTCGTAGACGTTAGAAataagggttaaatgcaaattcatacaccaactttaacctaatttgcaattacaacataaactttgaaacttggcaatgtcagtaaccaactttacacttttggcaaatcgatacaccaaactcaaaaaacactaacgtggacattctAATAAACCGCCACTTGTCgttttatgattggtcggtgtaccaatttgccaagaaatgaaagttggttaccgacattgcaaagtttaaaagtttatgttgtaattgcaaattaggtcaaatttggtgtatgaatttgcatttaaccctagAAATAATGTAATGCAGTTTAAAGTAGGCTGTGCTATAGTCATTAACTATTAATGTTTCAAAATAATATGCTCAAACTACACTTTCAATCAAAATTCATCAAAGCAACACGATTTAAAGACAAAAGGAAGGTAAAATTATAACGAAGTAAAATCATACTTTTCTCCATTCGCTTCATTTTTACAATCTACAACGGATGAAATCACACGAGCTAGGCTAGCCGGATCTTGACAACGGCTGCAAATTTTCTCGTTAGTTTCTATGCATCGAACAAAACCCTTCCGTTCGAAAAGTCTATTGTTATCTTAAAAGAAATGACACAATAAATTTAAGAATCGCTACTATATAAGTCGCAAGTTTTGGATATAAAGTGGAGGAGGAGGCGCGAATGAGGGAGAGTAAACGaaaatcacaaattttgtaTGGAAGGCTGAGAAAATACAtagtaaaaagaaaaatatttcaaaaacaaCGCTATTTTGGGTAAATTTCTCAAGcagaaattataaatttcagAGCAAAACCCAAAATTCATAATAGACAAATGTTGTAATTATAATATGTCATCATACAGATTATTTTAGTAACGTTTAATATAACAAATATTGTCCATTTctcttaaaaaaacaaaacgattGTTATGCATCTCATCACACCTCGCCTTCTTCAAGCTGTTCatctataaatttttatttttatttttatagttttcaaattaaatcTCATGAATCTACTTCCTTCTAAAGGCATCCTCCAGACAGATGATCTTAAAGAGGTATgccttatttttataaattttacatagCGATTCATTAAGATACCGTTTTGAATTGAGATTTTAGAGGAAAAAAAATCCGTACAATTCATGAATTTCGGCCGAAATTCATAGTTTAAAAATTCATGTTCTAAAATGCGTCATTTAAAATTTCATCTAGGAAGTatccatcaattttttttgacaaatgaTCAATTAATTGTGTTAacatttaatgattttaaatatatttctttaacttcatgaattttatatttatttcaaatggtctaatttataaatttgtggATTTTACATTAcatccatagattttaaaaattctcGATTCAAATGATGCACAGATTTTTAGATGAATAATTATCTTTTAGTAATTTTGCATTCTTTTCTGGCAGTACATATATAAAACTAGCGTATATCCTAGAGAGCATGAGCAACTCAAGAATTTACGAGAAGCTACTGTCAACAAATTTGGATACAGGTAACAGTGTAGATATATTTCCGGTCAAATTATCTTTAGGTCACTAAACTTTCAAAAGGATGATAAACATcggtttatttatttatagtcaccaaattttaaattttatttcagaaaAAAAGTCTCAAATCTAATTTAATGATGTGActgttaaaattatgaatattttttacGTTGAAAAAGGTCAATAAACTATATTttccaatttaaaataaattttaattgacgTGACTGATAACTAAATTATTTGACTTGGCGAATACTCTTTAAATTCTGATTGCCTCTCCAGTAAAATTAGGTCAGAAACATAtttctaaaagaaaaataaaatttgataacattaaaaaaaaataaagttagcaCTATATGTTTAgtacaatttaaaaatttaggacCTGCATAGAGGTTTTGGTAGTGTAcaaattttggcaaattaatgttttaaagagTTGCGAAAATTAGATTGATATGGAGAAGAAACTCATCTTagcatatttttgtttttggggTCTAGTGTTTCAAATCAGCATCAAGTAATCAGATTTTTAATGGGTGATTtgaattataaaacaaaatgaaaattcatattttagattgtaaaaattaaaagtccgTGTTCAATTTACATAATATGATTCATCATTTTAATTAGAGTAATTATCATGCAGGAGTGTACAAGCTGTGCCAGTTGATGAGGGGCAATTTTTGACAATGCTAATGAAAATAATGAATCCGAAGAAAACATTGGAGATCGGAGTTTTTACCGGATACTCTCTCTTAGCAACCGCACTTGGGTTGGCTGATGATGCTCAGGTAATTTACCGTTTAAATTTGCTCTTGTCAAAGAATATTACATACAATTTGTGTTAGTTTACTACAAATATGtagattaaaattatatatataaacttttgTGGTGATATACAATAGGTAACAGCAATAGATATAAATCAAGATGCTTATGAAGTCGGATTACAATTCATTCGAAAGGCAGGCGTAGAGCACAAAATCAATTTCATCAACTCAAATGCCGAATCTGTTCTAACCAAAATGTTGGACAACGTAAGTAATTTGGAACCTTTTTACCTCAACTCgattaatttatatgaattccATGAATTATCGAGATCGATGTAGGATATGTTAGAGATAATGCTATTATTAGAGATTAATTAGAGCTTCACTTAATCGTTTGAATTTTTGGatgaatttattatttgattttgttatctATTGTCATTACAAAAAAAAGGATTAGAGTTTGtcatttcattaattaaaatgtCCAAAATAAAATAGGTATGTATTTCACATTTTAACTAATGGATTTTAGTGTGCGGAAAATGTgttagaaataatatttttagagtTTCACTTAATAGATTGAACTTATTTTTGGGTATATCGATTGTTTATAGAATTCGGGTGCGGAAAATATTGATTTTGCATTCGTAGATGCTGAGAAACACAAATATAAGGAGTATCATGAACAATTGCTGAAACTGGTCAAGGTTGGAGGAATCATTGCTTATGATAATACCTTATGGTTTGGGTTTGTTGCTCAACAAGAAAATGATGTTCCAGAGCCTGTCAGGATTGCAAGAAAGGCCATAATAGAACTTAATGAATTTCTAGCTAACGATTCTCGCATTGAGATTTCTCAAATTTCTATCGGAGATGGTCTCACCTTATGCCGTCGTCTTTGATGGGATTTTAATCGCctataaattatcattttaattatttgtatgATTTCTAGCAGAATTATTTTCAGCTATTTGTGATgtttgtttcccttttttacctTATGAATTAAGTATAATGAAATAAGAGCATCTCTACTAGATTAATTCTGTAAAATAgtcaaaaaaaaatgtcaaattacTTTTTAAATCTGGGATGGGAGGAGAAGGGAGGAAAAAGGGGTAACGGTGGCCGCCTCCTGTCCCACTCACATATCATCAAAATAATTTTGCCaccaataattaaatattattttattttatttttgttattaaatgtaatattattttaaatgatgTTTTTCGGTTAAAATGCATACGTGACAGTTAAACTTTAACACGTGACaatcaattttttctaattttacttTGAAATTGTATCATGTGTGTATACTTTCGTTATGTTTGGCTCTTACCCTTGGGCGAGAGTTGGTATTCTTTTGGAGGGTGCATCTCGTGTGACTTGACTCCACTGTAGTTATGATAAGATTTGGGATTTGGTATCcatcatttattttaataaagtgatgttaatgtaattttttttaacttttaaattattattacttagctttaaataaaaagtataataaattaattgtttttcattatattaaaaaataaaagtgaattaaattttttattttaaaaagtaaatattaactcacaaaaataaaatatttataatatttttttattaattgatattcTATACCTATGatgctttttttaaaaaataatataacaacatCGCACTTAAAAGTGTAAAAAACATCGATCCTGATATATGTCAATTTTGAAGTTGAGTGTATTATATAAGCTTACAAGTCAAAGATGACAACTTCGGAGACATATAAGGCGGAACTCTGaatgaatttctaattttttattaatttttttaaatcggcttcaattttttaaaaattaaattttaatatatttcaagTAAAGATCTCATTTACGATATATATactataatatttaaatcatatttattttgataaaatgatcaTTAATATAATcttattaaaatagaataaattttaaaaacatctaGTTAATacatttacaaaatataatacttaattaatttaatttatgtccTTATTGTtattcaaatattatgaaaaaataattaaattgcatTAACATCTCATATTACTGATCtaacaaattatatattatatatatatatatatataatattaaaatcaaatcaatttttttacttttataaaaataattataggaAATTTTGTTTCTATAATAtcaaagtgcagggaccttagCAAGCTACAAAAAACAATTACTCTCATTAGCGCGTGTACTACACACACTAATAAAAGGTTAACAACGGGACCTCTGGATATGAAAGTGAAAATGCATGAATTTAATGATAGAGTATTTTAGTGCAGTGATTTTACGTACAAAAAAAAGTGCAAGGACATGTTGGTGAATTAAGCCATCTTCTATTCATTAAATCATCCATAACTTCTCATTTAGTatttaattaaagaataaaattttccTACAACCAAGCTCCTACAACCATTGACATTACACTTGTTGATTGGCCTCTTTCAATACATTTAATATATTGAGCTAATTGTAAATTCATACACGagttttaccctaatttgcaattttaacagAAACTTTTAAACTTAGAATATTAGTAACCAACtatacacttttggcaaatcgatacaccaaacacgacaaacactaacgtggacattgtaatataccgccatgtgttgcgtgattggtcggtgtaccaatttgccaaaaaatgaaagttgattactgacattgtcaagtttcaaagtttatgttgtaattgtaaattagggtaaagttcgtgtatgcatGTGCAATTAatcttaatatatttataaagttataACTTTAGTTcctatattttattgaaaattatattttaattatttagaataattttttttttatttttccaaataatactcctaaaactatattttttattaatattttatcatgaatgaaaaattaaattaatgaaaattaactcatatgttaataataatatatagtctaaattgtaatttactaTTGTAACAATTatctaaaatcatttaaatgtaatttaccataatttaaaaaaataaaaatggatgaaaaatatatttatctaaaataatgtattattttaaaaaaatattcataaaagttTTTAGTAGTtgaacttataaaaatatatttttagttaactaatttaataatttttattaatttcattttttaaattcattccAACTCTCGTTTTATTATATGCAACACTACcgtctaaaaaaattaaaatatagaaaagACAATCTATTGGAAATTAATAATCATACTATTGTTCAATATGTGGACATGTTTTATGTaagatataaaaatttaaaatgtaacttTATAGATATATTAAACGTATTGAAAAAGACTAATCAACAAGTGTCATGTCAATGGTTGTAGGAGTTTCGGTTGTaggaaaattttattcttaattaaatcaCACGACgagttatataataaaaaaatgaacgaATAGAGCGTTCCTTGCGGAAATGGGAGATACCCCACCAGCAATTCCAGGTAATGAAGTTAAGTGTATACAACATAAAACAGAAATAGATCTTGATTGACTGAGACACCTTAGTATCATTCTTTAGAGATATTTCGGTATTATGGATCTTGATTGACTGAGACACCTTAGCAAATTAGAATACAGTATATATTATGGATCTTCAAGCTCCTTAGAGATTTTATAAGTAAGAAGATCCATAATATCATTCTCCAAATTCTCTTAAAATAAGTCTAAATTTACCACAACTTCCCATGTCTTCTTTGCTTCTCCTTTATAGGCTTGAAGTTGCTGATCAAGAAGAGGATCTGTTGGACGGACTGCTGCTAAAATTGAACTTCCGTCTTTGAGTAGCATTGTTCATGGTCATATTATCTCTAAGCACAACTAAATTAGTCCCATAGAAGGTGACTTAAAACAAGTATCATCAACAACTTCTTTAAAGGAAGTATCATAAACAGCTTGTTTAGAGGAATCTGAGCCAGAATCCAATTCAGGATTACAATCTATCATACCATTAGCCAATGACGGAAAATCTGTCTCCGGAATGTCATGTTCGTTGCAAGGCGAGGCTATTGAAATTAGAATATAATCTGAATCAATTCTATATCTTAACGTAACCGATGGATGAATTGATATGGCTGTTCTAAGACCATCTCCAAGAAACATAATAAAATCTTCATTGAAATTGGAATTCTAGAAAAAGATATCCAAACATAACATtcactataattaaaattgtaatcaCAGGGAAATCCCTCCTGAACACGCTCAAATATGATTCATTATGAAAATTAATCATAATGTATCAGCCACTTAAAAATGATATTGATTCATAAACCACCTCAATATCCTTTGAGAAACTATGAACATGAAGTAGTTTATTGACATAAACAACCGTAACGGTAATCAAATTCTTGAAGGTATCTGTGGAGATCGATGGGGAGTTATAAGTAATAGGTTTCTTGCTAACAACTTGTGCATAGGATCCAGAATCCCAGATCGATTCCTTGAATTCATGTGGAATCTGTGAAATATGCATGGCAGTAGGGTATCTAGGTTTAGGGAACTTTGAGAAAAAAGCCCTAATTTTGCAAGAGCCGGTATACATCAGGGTTAACTCTCTGAGAATTTATGTTGTGTTAACACCAGAGTCAAAATTCGAAGGAATCTGAATTTCagagtaattgattttggagatcattatagtttttaaaaattacaaaatggtgaccgaacttcaaaatataacattttagttactatattatttggttatgttatgatagaaggatttttggcactgaaaaaatatatttcgagtcgattttttgttgattgtatgtatatataaaatataagatattatttctcattaataatcaaattttgattactacatatgtTTAATTAgaccgtaaaacacttaaaaacttccaaaaatcacatatttaaaagtttagtaaccattttgtgacgttttgaagttcggtcaccattttacaattcttgaaaagtacagtgacccctagaatcaattacccttGAATTTCATGTTCAGTTTGTTCAATTGTCAAGCTGGCGTAACCTTTCCCGGAATACTAAATTTCGCAAAAATCTTTTCAATATCATCATAATACCAATTTGTAGGATAAGTTTCGAAGTAAATCACAATAGAATTATGTGATTAAAGATACTGTTAATTGTAGCATGGAGACTATTACCTGATCGGATTGTTTGGACTGGAGCTGCTGGGGCTAGTAGAGAAGAAATCACCGCCGCCATATCTAGAGttgttttctattattattgttgttattattattattattggatGGCGATATTTCCATATCATGTTTTGATAGGGTCAAACCAGTTATTAAGATTTTGATATTACTGTCCTTTCCAATGGTCTTATATAGCTTGctaaattttagcaatttatctCTTCCCTCTCCCCATATCCTTCATCAAATTACTTACTATAATAGATTGACCTccattaaattgaataattaaaaaataaggttTGAATGAGCAACTGAAACCATCTTTTTTTATACAAGAAAAGAGATAAAACGCCTAAAAGACACTAAGCAACAATACTTCTACTATACGAAACGCCATTAAAATCATGCATAATCCACGACAAAAGACTAGTAGGAATGAACGAATGAGTCGATAAACCAATCGAATTGTCATTACTCAATGAAGCCAAATGATCCGCCGTATTTGTTTCTTTAAAAACATGTCGAACTTGAACTTCCCAATCTCTATCAATCAAGGACCTAATAGCATAGAGCAAGTGAAACCATCTTttttttgatacaaattaaagaGGAGGAAAAAACCTAAAACAACTTAAGATAAATCATCTCTAACATCTCTAGCATAAGAAGTTCCATGAAGATCATGTATCAACCAAGCTTGCAAACCAGCAGGGACCTCAGTGTGAACTGTGACACCAATCACCTGCTCGGGGTTGGAAGAAGCTAAGAAATCAGCAGCGAAATTGGCTTCGCGATACACATGACGAACTTGAATCAACCATTGTCTTGACAGAAGAGCACGAACGGCATGTAAAATTGCAGAAGAACTACCTGCCAGCGACGAATCCCCAAGCTTTCGAACCACATCCATGTTATCCGTTTCAAGAATGATCCTTCGGAGTCCTAGCTCCCAGCTCAGCCGAAGACCATTGCAAACTCCCCAAAGCTCAGCCCCAAGAATCGAGGACTTCCCAATTGTCATAGTAAAACTACTAACCCACTGCCCATGAGAATTCCTGATAATCCCACCCGCTCTGCCTATGCCAGAAGTAGCATTATAAGCACCATCAGTGTTTAGCTTAACCCACTGATCAGGAGGCGGATTCCAGCTAATCATGACCGTTTTCCTGCTGTGCTCAGATTTTGAATGTCCCTCGACTATCTCTTTTGCTTTCAGAATATGAGAACTTTAAttctttcatttttcatttaccATATAACCCTTAAATTCTTTATTAAACATGTAGAAAGATGTATATAATATTCGAATCAGAACACAATTGAGATATTTTTTAGACAGAGATAATAAGCAAAAATATTACTGCCtccgtttttatttaattgtccatttagccaaatgAATTTGTCAATAAATAGTTGTTCATTTaggatttcaaaataaaattagctattatcttcaaaataaaattagaaaggAAAATTTGAACCTGTTAAAAATATAATCTGAAAATATCGTCATCATTATTATTACTAGTCTTGctttacgtgctacgcacgtggctcgtaacgtgactCGTCTATTCAtgtattatcattttaaaataaaattaaaattagtttatttttatatttttacatatgTCTCATAATGTGATtcattagtttatattttataaattttattatgaaaataaagaaaaaaattaaaaaaatataacatggtGAAAAGAAATcgtaatatgtatttttattatttaaaaaggaaaatattgTATTAACGATTgaaaaaaatgacatttttaaTTTTCGAATGAAAATAATAGTAGTTGTAAAATACATAGATGATTTAAGTAGTTCAATCCTTTTAAATAGGCctttaaataacaaatacatAAGCAAAAGAATTTGAATAGTTAGTTGTTTGTTGTTAGATTAATAATATCatagatttttattaataaaattatttaatcattaaaaagtttTGAATGGACCGAATAATCAAATCgaaaataaagttattaaatgtaaattttatagTATAAAGGTATTTGAGTGCTTTATAGTATTATAATGTTAGTCATCATTTTATAGCATTTCTTTTTTCAGTCTATATTGATttccatatatatttttttagtctatgtatatattcatatattagTATTTTCAAGTAGTCATAAATAAGGATTAGGAGTAGTATttttaaatcattaattttaaataaaattaaaatgaaaatgtgtaaaattattaaaatagtaaaCTTTTCTAAGCTATATATGATTGACATTACTATAAAATATGtgagtattttaattattgtaaaaGTATTTAATGTTAGCTAAGCTCTGTATGTGGTTATGCTtagccttttttatttttaattgtcaaACTAATGGTTTCTCCTTGAAATTTGCCGTAAGCTATGGAGGATCAGGTGCTTAAGTTAGTACTGTTTTTGTTGTTGGACCGTTCTTACAGTCATAAAAAACGACTGGGGAACAGAAActgataatatttttaacagGTTCAAATTCAGAAACTAtattttcaaagaaaaaaaacgaACATAAACCTAACTAATAACTAAAACTGTTTgccttaatttaattaattaatttgagaaAGATTAGCTATTGTTTCCATACTCAATTAGCATTCCTTTGCcatatacaattttattttaactaaaactctaattataatatttttttagtgattaattaaataactaatttgttaatgactataaaaccattatttaatataaatttaaaaggctaaaactctaattataatattttttagtgattaattaaataactaatttgttaatgactataaaaccattatttaatataaatttaaaaggggTATTCCgtaaatttgcttgtccccccccccatccgtgcttttatatatagtatagatatgtacttttttatatgttttaattttttttatcaattagaatttcaaatttatattttaaggtTAAATAGAtcattttaatgaattaaattcCCAAATTTGTGTTAAATTAAGAGAGTTTGAAGATCTAATTgacttataaaattaaaatggacttaaaatgacttatttgaccataaaaatataaaatttaaaaatttaattaatttaaaaaattaaaatatatttatttgactcttaaatataaatttgaggGTCATGTTGACCATTTATTCTATTTGAATTGGTAAGAATGACTAATTAACTCAATGTTTGCTCTCTATAGCATGTTGAATTACGTCACCATGATTAGCAACTCTAAAAGAAGGTATGAGTAATTGTGAAAGATTGGAAAATAAAGACATTTTTGAACtgatacttttaatttttaaactgtAATTGAATTTTAGTAATATAGTAACTCAGAAGTGAATGAATATGCTAATTATACTCATAAATTTGTCGATCTTATCTAATCAGAAGTGGATGAATTCGCTGTGTTCCTCGCTTTAAACTTGAAGACAAATTAATAGAATTTATTAAAGGGAAAGTATTATCCACTAAAAAGACATAGCTAATTTGATAATCTAAGGAGATGCTTttaactactccctccgtctcaatagagttgtccactttggaaaaaaaaattgtcctaAAActtttgtccactttcaaaaagtaattaacttttacactcaatttttttatattgcctctatttaaaatccactaatgagtaaattgaaagaaaaagggTCAAATATGCCATCCACGTTTAGCCTGAGGAGCTGATTGACCCTCTATGTTCGGAAAGGTGCTAAATCACAcctaatgttttttaaaaagctCAAATAAGTCCCTCTTTTTAACACCGTTTGAAAATTCGTCAATTCTTGCCTACCTGGAATCTGATGTGGCTCTTTGAACATGAGGTGGTTTAAACATGCCCTTAATGTTTGACATGCGGTTCAAATATGTCCTTCATGTatgaaaaggttcaaatatgcccttcaTGTATGAAAAGGTTCAAATACGCCCTTTATGTATGAAAAGGTTCAAATACGCCTTTTATATAGGAATAGATTCAAATACATCCTTTATGTATGAAAAGGTTCAAATACGTCTTTTTGTTGTATCTCTGTCGGTTTCGAGTTTCAGTTATTCTATCCAAATTAACCGAATGAGATGGCCTATTGAAGCCTTAAAAATTTGTCTCGTATCAAAAGATATTATTATCATTTGATATTAGCAATATAGAGTAGATTCTAAGAAAAATACAATCACTTTCGAGAACGAttcaattttaaagtttaaagtttgaaacttaatttgacaaaatatcattttagaAGGTTGAGCTCAAACCCGATAGAATGATTAAAACTGAAGCTCGATTCGATATGATTAtctgtataaatatttaaaaataaaattttattaaaaaaataaaacaattattgtgtttatatataaaataataaagaatgcatttttttattaaagctCGACCAGGCGCGCGGGCTTATTAAGCGGAGTATTTTGATGCTCAAATTCAATTTGTACTTTTTCATACATGAAGGacatatttgaacatttttatacataaagtgcatatttgaacctttttataCATGAATGgcatatttgaacatttttatacGTGAAGGGCATAGTTGAACATTTTTATACATGATGGGCATATTTGAACAGTATGCTAAACATTGAGGGCATATTTAAATCACCTCAAGTTTATTAAGCCATGTCAGATTCCACCTAAGCAATAATTGACGGTTTTTAAAACGTTGTTAAAAGAAGGGGCTTATTTG
This window of the Mercurialis annua linkage group LG5, ddMerAnnu1.2, whole genome shotgun sequence genome carries:
- the LOC126682821 gene encoding caffeoyl-CoA O-methyltransferase-like; amino-acid sequence: MNLLPSKGILQTDDLKEYIYKTSVYPREHEQLKNLREATVNKFGYRSVQAVPVDEGQFLTMLMKIMNPKKTLEIGVFTGYSLLATALGLADDAQVTAIDINQDAYEVGLQFIRKAGVEHKINFINSNAESVLTKMLDNNSGAENIDFAFVDAEKHKYKEYHEQLLKLVKVGGIIAYDNTLWFGFVAQQENDVPEPVRIARKAIIELNEFLANDSRIEISQISIGDGLTLCRRL